The window CAAAGAAATAACATACTAACGCTATTAATATACCTACCCATAAAGGTTTTGCAAAAAACAATGAAATTAATCCCATGAGCAGAACCAAATCAATCCAGTCTGTTAATTCCAGCAATGCCAGTTGAGTCCCTGAAAACTCAGTAGTTACTCCCTTTATCAATTCCTGATGACCATGGTGAGATGTTGCAAAGTCAAAAGGTGACTTTCTCAGCTTTATTGTCAAAACATAAATGAATGCCAGGAACAAAAGAGGCAAGCTGTACAACAGAGGTTTATCGTGGTTGAAAATATCAGAAATCATAAAGCTTCCTGTTGCCTTGTACACCCCAACAACCATTAACAGCAAAACGGGTTCATATGCCATCATCTGCATAATTTCTCTCTGAGCACCAATCTTGCTGTATGGAGAACGAACACTCATAGCACCCATTATCAGTGAAATGCCTGAAAATGCCAGAATAAACATCAGCATAAGCAAATCCTGTTTTAAAACCAACATAACCAGAGCACCTATTGCAAAGAACAAATGTCCTAAAACATAAACCATCTGAGTCTGGTTAACGGCGATTCCCTGCTTGCCAATCAATTTAAAGAAGTCATAGAAAGGCTGAAGCACAGGAGGTCCGAATCTATTCTGCATTCTTGCAGTAATTTTTCTGTCAATACCAAAAAGTAATCCACCCAAAATTGGAGCAGCTATTATGGCAATAACAGCAGTTAAAATATTGTTTATGCTCATAATCCGATCACCACCCCTAACAAAATTATTATAATTGCACCAGCAACCAGGTTGAGCCAGAAAGTCAGCTTGGTCTCACCAAAAACAGATTCCATGTAATAGTTTCTAACAACTACTTTCTCAACTTTGTCACCGGGACTGATAAACTCTAATCCTCTTAAATCTTCATCTACATTGCTGCCACAGAGATATGGCGGCTTTAATCTTGCAGGCTTGATTCTGTTTGCGATAATAGGTATTGCAACCATCAATATCAATATCACACCAAAGAATATTATTGAAGCAAACCCTCCGTATACAGCCTGATTAACCTTTTCTAGCCATATTCCCATACCTGTTCCGGAAAGCATCTCTTTGTCGGCAATTTTGAATGCTATTATCTGAGGCTTTACAAACTGGTTATACAATGGAGCAATTCCTACACTTGCAGCCATAACCAAAGCAATTAGCACTGACAAAGCAGCTCTGATTGAGAAAGCAAGCTTTTCTACATGATACTTAGGCTTATATGACATTGTAAGAATTATTCCAATCCACTTAGACCAGAATACAACCGTAAGGGCACTGCCAAGTATTATAAACACAAGTACCAATGGCAGATGTACAGCTGTTTCTATCGCCATCCACTTTGTTATCAAAACACCGAAAGGCGGCAGCAGCATTGAAATTTGACCTATTACTGTAATAACTGTAGTAAACGGCATCTTTTTGAATAAACCCTGCATATCTTCGATGTCACGGCTGCCAATACCAAGCTCTATAGTACCTACGCACAGGAAGAGCAGTCCTTTTGATACAGCATGGAAAATCATTAGCAGAACAGCAGCGGCGAGAGAAATTCTCGTACCGATTCCTGCACAGCATATTATCAATCCAAGATTTGCTATTGTCGAATATGCAAGCACCTTCTTTGCATTACTCTGGCTTATTGCAATGGCTGAAGCAGCTACAAAAGTAAATCCTCCTGCAACAGCAACCAATTGTCCAAGTCTTGTACCTGAGAAAGCAGGAGCAATTCTTACAACAAGATATACACCGGCTTTAACCATTGTACTGGAGTGCAGTAATGCGGATACAGGTGTAGGAGCAACCATGGCTCCCAGCAGCCAACCCTGGAATGGGAACTGCGCCGACTTTGTAAAACCTGCAATACACAGAAGGCCAAGTGCTATTGGCATCATTCCTGCGAAAGCGCCCTGCATTCCCGAATTTGATATAGCCTGTATTGAAAGTGTATCCAAGCTTGTGTTTACCATTAATATAGCGATGATAAAAGCTACACCGCCCACTGAGTTAAGCCACAACGCTTTTAAACCGTTTTTAATGGCTATTTCAGTCCCGTCATGTGATATGAGCAGGAATGAGCAAAGTGTTGTTACCTCCCAGAAGAAATACATCCAAGACAGATTATCTGTCATAACCAATGCATTCATTGCACCAAGGAATATAAACAGTATCATAAAGAATCTTGGTTGCCTTGATACTTTCAGGTGCAAGTGATGTTCATGCTCCTTCATGTAGCCAAGTGCGAAAAATGTAACAATTGGGCCGATAATTGAAACAAGCATTATCATTATTAATGACAAATGGTCAATTACAAATGCCTGTTCGGGCTCGTTAACCTTGCCGAACACTCCAAATATCTCAAATAAAACCCAAGGAATAAATTGTAATACGGTTAATACAAGAACTATTGCTTTTTTATGCTTTATACCTATATACCCGATGTAGCAGAAGAGTAAGAAGTCAAGTCCCTTAATCAACCCACCGACAATCTCGAGTACATGCTCATCCATCTGGAAAACGAGTTTTCCTTCAGGAGAGTTAATCATAAGTGCTATGAAGCCGCCTGCCACTGCAAAAAGCAGCAGAGTAGAAATGCTCACAACAGCAATACGTACCTTCTGATTCTTCAGAATCAAGCATAATGCCGCGCTTAATGCAGGCAACAGAATAGCTGCCAGTAATAAATACCAATCCACAGCTTATTCTCCTTTCAAAATGTAATTTTAACCCTCATATTTTTAAGAATCTCATTATTAGTTACATAATAAAACTCTAAAAAAGACAAAAAAATCATAAAGTCAGACTAAATCCCTTATCAATGATAATTTATAAATGGTGCTTTAGTCAATCTCGCTATTAGGTAAAAAAAATATTCAATTATTACTTTTGTCACTTATTCTCCTGCAATGTCTTCCGTTTATCAATTTACAAATATTTTTAAATACTAAATTAATAAAAGCCCATGTTTTAAGGCATTTCAATAAGTTATAGCTGTGTATTGTATACAAAAATTGTAGAAAGCTTCTATTAGTGTTCCAAATTACCTTTGCAGGATAGTTTTATACTATTCATAAATTTCTTCTAATCCTGCTTGGTTATATTTCCTAAAACATAAATTCAATATGTACTTTTGTATTATTATAATGTATAAATTAAATATAAGGATTTTAGATTAGGTAAGGAGTATAACAACATGGAGATATGGAACAAGTATCAATCTATAATTAAAAAGCTTCTTTTAATTTTGCTTATATTTGCAGTGATTTATCTGTCTATGTCGTACCTTTTACCGTTTTTTGCACCATTTGTTATAGCTTTAATCGTATCTTATATAAATGAACCGGTTATCAAGCTGCTCCAGAGACTTAAGATATCAAGAAAGGCTGCAGCTGCTGTATCCCTGTTATTTACAATGTCATTACTTGGACTGGTATTAACCGTAGGAATACTAAAAATGTATAATGAATTAATTGTTTTACAAGACAACCTAACCAAATATTCCAGTGATATATCCGTTAAAATAAATGGTTTAATTCATAAAGCAACATTATTTTACAACGGGCTTCCGGATCAGGTAACCAGCACCATAACCAAAAATCTTATATCCTTTTCGGAAAAAATCGGATTAATTATAACTTCAGTTATTCAGTACGTAATAAATACCGTATCCTCTATTCCAAGGTTAACAGTTTTTGTTATAGTAACAATTCTG of the Ruminiclostridium papyrosolvens DSM 2782 genome contains:
- a CDS encoding NADH-quinone oxidoreductase subunit L, with translation MDWYLLLAAILLPALSAALCLILKNQKVRIAVVSISTLLLFAVAGGFIALMINSPEGKLVFQMDEHVLEIVGGLIKGLDFLLFCYIGYIGIKHKKAIVLVLTVLQFIPWVLFEIFGVFGKVNEPEQAFVIDHLSLIMIMLVSIIGPIVTFFALGYMKEHEHHLHLKVSRQPRFFMILFIFLGAMNALVMTDNLSWMYFFWEVTTLCSFLLISHDGTEIAIKNGLKALWLNSVGGVAFIIAILMVNTSLDTLSIQAISNSGMQGAFAGMMPIALGLLCIAGFTKSAQFPFQGWLLGAMVAPTPVSALLHSSTMVKAGVYLVVRIAPAFSGTRLGQLVAVAGGFTFVAASAIAISQSNAKKVLAYSTIANLGLIICCAGIGTRISLAAAVLLMIFHAVSKGLLFLCVGTIELGIGSRDIEDMQGLFKKMPFTTVITVIGQISMLLPPFGVLITKWMAIETAVHLPLVLVFIILGSALTVVFWSKWIGIILTMSYKPKYHVEKLAFSIRAALSVLIALVMAASVGIAPLYNQFVKPQIIAFKIADKEMLSGTGMGIWLEKVNQAVYGGFASIIFFGVILILMVAIPIIANRIKPARLKPPYLCGSNVDEDLRGLEFISPGDKVEKVVVRNYYMESVFGETKLTFWLNLVAGAIIIILLGVVIGL
- a CDS encoding respiratory chain complex I subunit 1 family protein; the encoded protein is MSINNILTAVIAIIAAPILGGLLFGIDRKITARMQNRFGPPVLQPFYDFFKLIGKQGIAVNQTQMVYVLGHLFFAIGALVMLVLKQDLLMLMFILAFSGISLIMGAMSVRSPYSKIGAQREIMQMMAYEPVLLLMVVGVYKATGSFMISDIFNHDKPLLYSLPLLFLAFIYVLTIKLRKSPFDFATSHHGHQELIKGVTTEFSGTQLALLELTDWIDLVLLMGLISLFFAKPLWVGILIALVCYFFEIVIDNISARVTWQWMVKITWVAGIGAAMVNIVWMYLIP